A region of the Exiguobacterium aurantiacum DSM 6208 genome:
ATCACGAATCGCTTCCATGAGCGAGACGCCTTGCATCGATGCGAAATCACCGAGCTTGTCGACCGTCGCCGCGCCGATGCCGCGTTTCGGTTCGTTGACGACTCGCACGAACGAGATGTCCTCATCCGGGTTGGCGATCAAGCGCAAGTACGCCAACACGTCTTTAATTTCTTTTCGTTCATAGAACTTCGTGCCGCCCACCATCTTGTATGGGATGTTCGATTTGAGCAGCATCTCCTCAAGACCACGTGATTGGGCGTTCGTCCGGTACAACACGGCCATCTCGCCGTAATCGATGCCTTCTTGACGCAGCTCTTTCATTTGATTGATGATGAAGAACGCTTCGTCGCGGTCGTCCGAGGCGACATGTAAGAGGAGTTTCTCCCCTTCGGCGTTCTCCGTCCAGAGCTGTTTGTCTTTACGACCCGAGTTGTTTTGGATGACACCGTTCGCCGCCTCCAAAATCCGTTTCGTCGAGCGGTAGTTCTGTTCGAGTAAGATGACGTGCGCGCTCGGATAGTCCTTCTCGAACGTCAAGATGTTGGCGATGTCCGCGCCGCGCCAGCGATAAATCGATTGGTCCGAGTCACCGACGACGCACAAGTTCTCATGTGCCTCGGCGAGCAGCTTGACGAGCGTGTATTGGGCCCGGTTCGTATCTTGATACTCGTCGACGTGGATGTATTGGAACTTCTTCTGATAAAACGCGAGCACGTCTGGCGCTTCCTGGAACAATTGAATCGCCTTCATGATCAAATCATCGAAATCAAGGACGTTGTTGTGCTTCAACTTCTTCTCATACGCCGTATATACGTCCGAGATGACTTTCTCGTACGGGTTGTTGCCGACGAGTCCGGCCGCGTCTTGCGGCGTGCGAAGCTCGTTCTTATGGTTTGAGATCATGCCGAGGAGCGTCCGCGGCTCGTACTTCTTCGGGTCGAGGTTCAGCTCTTTGAGCACTTGCTTGATCGCCGTCAACTGATCGGACGAGTCAAGAATCGAGAAGTTCCGATCATAACGGATGCGGTCGATATCTCGGCGCAAGATCCGGACGCACATCGAGTGGAACGTCGAGATCCAAATATCGTCCGCGACACCGCCGACGAGACGGGCGATCCGGTCTTTCATCTCACGGGCCGCCTTGTTCGTGAACGTGATGGCGAGAATGTTCCATGGTGCGATCTGTTTCG
Encoded here:
- the pcrA gene encoding DNA helicase PcrA; the protein is MYNLSEELVKGMNPPQAEAVKYTDGPLLIMAGAGSGKTRVLTHRVAYLMASKQIAPWNILAITFTNKAAREMKDRIARLVGGVADDIWISTFHSMCVRILRRDIDRIRYDRNFSILDSSDQLTAIKQVLKELNLDPKKYEPRTLLGMISNHKNELRTPQDAAGLVGNNPYEKVISDVYTAYEKKLKHNNVLDFDDLIMKAIQLFQEAPDVLAFYQKKFQYIHVDEYQDTNRAQYTLVKLLAEAHENLCVVGDSDQSIYRWRGADIANILTFEKDYPSAHVILLEQNYRSTKRILEAANGVIQNNSGRKDKQLWTENAEGEKLLLHVASDDRDEAFFIINQMKELRQEGIDYGEMAVLYRTNAQSRGLEEMLLKSNIPYKMVGGTKFYERKEIKDVLAYLRLIANPDEDISFVRVVNEPKRGIGAATVDKLGDFASMQGVSLMEAIRDIELSGIAPRTATKLAEFRKLIIDLRQMADYLSISELIEEVLKKSGYEEMLKIEKTLEAESRLENLQEFLSVAQNFEKESDEQTLVAFLTDLTLVSDLDSLEEVDELHQVTLMTLHSAKGLEFPVVFLIGMEEGLFPHSRSLNDPEEMEEERRLAYVGITRAEKRLYLTRAQSRMLYGRFQNNPESRFLHELPETLLERSGKAKKAMPWNPVESPGKLPVNGFSSKPKPKLAQSSGAESIGWNVGDKANHKKWGQGTVVQTRGEGDQLELDIAFPSVGIKRLLAKFAPIEKA